Genomic DNA from Candidatus Omnitrophota bacterium:
CTTCTCCTTCAAGCCGCTTTTTGTCGATATCGGTTATAACAATACTTCTCGCGAGCCCTTTCATAATAAGCGCATACGCATAACGCATCCCCACATTACCGCAACCTATAATGGATACCTTTGGTTTTAATTCATTAATTTTTGTCATATCTCCCGTCCTCCTTAACTGCCGATCCTTGATTAATTTTCATGAGATTTGGGGACGGAGCCCTATTTCCCTTTGCCATAAAATCACATTAATTAGGGCTCCGTCCCGAATATTTCGAATATTTCTTCATAGGTTATCTCCTGTCAAGTCCTCCATAGGTCTAACAGTTCACTTCACAGCGGGTCGTGAACGAGCTATTTTTATTGGATAGTTTTGTAATCACTCCCTCATTCGCCGTATTTTTATCCACAGCAACCTCCAGACTTGTTCTCCGCCTTAGCACCGGAGTGTGTGGACAGAAATTTTTGCCGACAATGGTCTCCGCAAAAGTAGAACGTCTTTCCATCGCGTTCGGCGTGGAGAGCGGTTGCTTCGTCCACGGTCATTCCGCAGATGGGGTCTTTGGTCACGGATTTTGATTCTTTCATGGTCATGTTCCTTTCTTGATTTCTTTAGGTATAGGCTTTCACAATGTATTCCTGAACCATCCGCTGAGTGTTGAAATGCGCTGCGTTGCGTGCGATGGCGTTGCGCATCACTTCAATAAATCCTTCGCGGTTGCCGTAGTAGAGTGGGATGACGACGCGCTCCAGTTGGCGATAGAGCGAAGCGGCATCTCGGGGCGTGCGGTTCTCGATTTCCTTGCTTCCTGCCACCCCGTCAATGGCCCAGCCGGTGATGCCTTCGATGCAGCCCTCAATCCACCAACCGTCGAGCACGCTGAGGCTGGGGACGCCATTCAACGCGGCCTTCATCCCGCTGGTGCCGCTGGCCTCCATCGGCGGCAGCGGGGTGTTGAGCCACACGTCCACGCCCGAGGTGAGGAGACATCCCAGCTCCCAGTCGTAATTTTCCAGGTAAACGATGCGCACCTCCGGACCGAGCGAGTCGCGCGCCTGATTGATCTGCTGGATGACTCTCTTGCCTGCGTCGTCGCTTGGATGAGCTTTGCCGCCGTAGATGATTTGCAGACGGCCCGCGCGGGACGCAATCCCCCTTAGTCTTGACGGCTCGGTGATGAGAAGGTCGGCACGCTTGTAAGTAGCGGCTCGACGGGCAAAACCGATGGTGAATGTCTCAAGGTTAAAGTCCGCGTTCGCCCGGCGATTGACTTCTTCGATGGTTCGTGTCTTGGCCGCCTGGTGCGCCTGCCACACCTCATCCTTGGGAATGCTCAGCGCCGCGCGCAGACTGGCGTTGTCTTCCCTCCAGCCGGGAACATGGCGGTCGAACATTTCCGCGAACGACGGTGACGCCCACGTGGCCAGATGCACGCCGTTGGTGATGGAATCAATTTGGTAGTGATGGGTTGCGTCGTGCGGCGTGAGCATTTGGCGGGAGACCTCGCCATGCTTTTTGGCCACACCGTTGACGTAGTGACTAAGATTGAGCGCGAGGTAGGTCATGTTCAACTCGCCGTCGCAGCAAAACACGTCGCGCATGGTGAACACGTCCGAGCGCCCGAGCACGCGGGCCACATGGTCGAGCGGAAATTTGTCGTGGCCAGCCGGGACGGGCGTATGCGTGGTAAAGACGCACTGGGCGCGAACGGCCTGCACATCCTCCTCGTTGAACGCGGCGCGTTTGAACCAGCGCGCTCGTTCGTCGAGTAACTCCAGTCCGAGCAACGCGGCGTGGCCTTCGTTCATATGGAACCGGCGCACGTCGTGATAGCCCAGGGCGCGAAGCATTCGCACACCACCTATACCAAGAATTATTTCCTGGCAAAGCCGGTAGTGAAAATCGCCCCCGTAGAGATGATGCGTGAGCGCGCGGTCCCACTCGGAGTTCTCCGGCAGGTCGGCGTCCAACAGAACCACCGGCACGGCATGGCCGCTGACGCCGTTGACCGTGTATTGCCAGGCGCGCAAGTGAACCGTTCGGCCTTCGATGCTCACCTGCACGCGCCCCGGCAATTCCCGGCAAAACTTTTGCACGTCCCATCCGACCGCTTCCTCGGTCTGCCAGCCGGTTGGGTCGAGCCGCTGCCGAAAATAACCTTGACGATGCAACAGCGTCACCGCGACCATCGGCACCTTGAGGTCGGCGGCGGAGCGAATCGTGTCACCCGCAAGCACACCCAAGCCGCCGCTGTAGGTTGGCATTCCCGGCTCCAAGGCAATTTCCATCGAGAAATAGGCTATGAATTCGTTGGTCATTTCAGTTCTCCAAGTTTGCGGGCAGCGCTTATGAGCCCGGTGCCTCGAAAATCGGTCCAGTCTTGGCTGCCAATGCAACCGCGCCATTCTCCCCCTTTTGAGCCCGTTTCCATTTCCACTCTTCCACCGCGGAAAACAGGCACGGCACGATCCAAATCGTAATCAGAAGGCTGACAACCATTCCACCAACGGAAGGAATAGCCATCGGTTGCATCACATCCGAGCCGCGGCCAGTCGCCCAGAAGATGGGCATCAAACCGAAGATGGTCGTTGAAATCGTCATCAATGCAGGGCGTATTCTCTTGAGGCCCGCTTCGACCACCGTTTGCCGGATTTCAGCGATAGAGTTGAATTTTCGGTCATTGAACATCCCTTCCAAATATGTCGAAGTGACGACGCCGTCGTCGTCCACCACGCCGAACAGAACGAGGAACCCGACCCACACGGCGATGGAAAGATTCACACCCCACAGCGCCAGCATGATGAATCCGCCCG
This window encodes:
- a CDS encoding YHS domain-containing protein, with the protein product MKESKSVTKDPICGMTVDEATALHAERDGKTFYFCGDHCRQKFLSTHSGAKAENKSGGCCG
- the glgP gene encoding alpha-glucan family phosphorylase, whose product is MTNEFIAYFSMEIALEPGMPTYSGGLGVLAGDTIRSAADLKVPMVAVTLLHRQGYFRQRLDPTGWQTEEAVGWDVQKFCRELPGRVQVSIEGRTVHLRAWQYTVNGVSGHAVPVVLLDADLPENSEWDRALTHHLYGGDFHYRLCQEIILGIGGVRMLRALGYHDVRRFHMNEGHAALLGLELLDERARWFKRAAFNEEDVQAVRAQCVFTTHTPVPAGHDKFPLDHVARVLGRSDVFTMRDVFCCDGELNMTYLALNLSHYVNGVAKKHGEVSRQMLTPHDATHHYQIDSITNGVHLATWASPSFAEMFDRHVPGWREDNASLRAALSIPKDEVWQAHQAAKTRTIEEVNRRANADFNLETFTIGFARRAATYKRADLLITEPSRLRGIASRAGRLQIIYGGKAHPSDDAGKRVIQQINQARDSLGPEVRIVYLENYDWELGCLLTSGVDVWLNTPLPPMEASGTSGMKAALNGVPSLSVLDGWWIEGCIEGITGWAIDGVAGSKEIENRTPRDAASLYRQLERVVIPLYYGNREGFIEVMRNAIARNAAHFNTQRMVQEYIVKAYT